A segment of the Cyanobacteria bacterium FACHB-DQ100 genome:
GGAAACTCTAGATAAACCCTTAGATGCTTGTGATAGTCGATCGCGCAATTGTGCTAAAACTTGCTCGCCTTGGCTGCGTTGATTGGTTAACTCAGCAATGGATAAAAAAGTCTGCTCCATTTCTTGAAACTGATCAAGCTGTCCTGGTTCGGGATAAGGATTATAGAGCTTTGTAGAGGCAATCTTGGATAGGTCTTGATAGATAGTTTCATGGCGGAGTTGAGTCCCAAAAATCATCTGAGGATTGAGACTTGCGATCGCTTCTAAGCTCGGTTCTTGTCGCGTTCCAACATCCGTTGTATTTGAATTTAACGCGGTTGGAATATTAACATACTGTTGATAGCCTCTGATGTCAGCAAGTCCTTTCGGTGCAATTCCAAGCGCCAATAGATTTTCTGCATAAACCCATTCCAGCGCAACAAAGCCTTGTCGATCAGATTGAGTTGATCGAGATTGACATCCCGTTGCGATCGCAACGGCACTAGCAGCTAGTAAAAAATTCCGCCGATTGTAACGATAGTTCATTGTTCTTATCCCTAAAATTCTTCTGCAACACTGTGCAAGCACATTGGCTTCCCGGTTTGAGGATGCGGCACAATCACTAACTCCGTTCCAAACGTCTCGCGCAAAATTTCAGTCTTCATCACTTGTTCGG
Coding sequences within it:
- a CDS encoding iron-siderophore ABC transporter substrate-binding protein, translated to MNYRYNRRNFLLAASAVAIATGCQSRSTQSDRQGFVALEWVYAENLLALGIAPKGLADIRGYQQYVNIPTALNSNTTDVGTRQEPSLEAIASLNPQMIFGTQLRHETIYQDLSKIASTKLYNPYPEPGQLDQFQEMEQTFLSIAELTNQRSQGEQVLAQLRDRLSQASKGLSRVSDRPILLGQFLGNTPQLRLFTDNSMAMRILNQMSLRNAWQGQPDRYGFNTVWLEALPAVQKAHFLYIAPENDAEFKKLQNNPIWQGLEFVRENRLTSLGSDTWLFGGPLSAQVIVERVIAALTKKP